One stretch of Dokdonia sp. Hel_I_53 DNA includes these proteins:
- the pnuC gene encoding nicotinamide riboside transporter PnuC — translation MSQIFDFLFGQYAGYDTTDIVLEIVAAVFTIASVWYSKKNNVLVFPTGMVCTAIFVYLLLKWGLLGDMMINGYYFIMSVYGWYVWTRRVEGDEVTPITTTSKKEHVISLFIFIATVFFVYAVYLFFDKIESWISYIDMLTTGIFFVGMWLMAKRKIENWIYWIIGDIITVPLYFYKGLTFSSILYLALTIIAVYGYLEWKKNLDKSKAIA, via the coding sequence CTTCGGGCAATATGCAGGGTATGACACCACAGACATTGTTTTAGAAATTGTAGCGGCAGTTTTTACGATAGCATCAGTTTGGTATTCTAAAAAGAACAATGTTTTAGTATTCCCAACTGGTATGGTGTGTACGGCAATATTTGTCTACTTGCTTTTAAAGTGGGGGTTGCTAGGCGATATGATGATTAATGGGTATTACTTCATTATGAGTGTTTATGGCTGGTATGTATGGACACGTCGTGTTGAAGGAGATGAGGTTACACCAATCACCACTACATCAAAGAAAGAGCATGTTATATCTTTATTTATATTTATAGCAACGGTATTCTTTGTGTATGCAGTATATCTGTTTTTTGACAAGATAGAGTCATGGATTTCCTACATAGATATGCTTACTACTGGGATTTTCTTCGTGGGGATGTGGCTTATGGCAAAGCGTAAAATCGAAAATTGGATTTACTGGATTATAGGAGACATTATTACTGTGCCATTGTATTTTTATAAAGGATTAACCTTTAGCAGTATTTTATATTTAGCACTTACAATCATTGCTGTTTACGGATATTTAGAATGGAAGAAGAACTTAGACAAATCAAAAGCGATTGCATAA
- a CDS encoding AAA family ATPase, which translates to MEEELRQIKSDCIRVCLFGPESSGKSTLSRKLSEHYNAPLVPEFAREYLQELWENKGKICRPKDLIPIAVGQMKLENEAAKSTDRLIICDTDLLSTKVYSEAYYDGWAPELLKKMALENTYDLYILTYVDTPWEADDLRDRPERREEMFGYFKNELDTNDRKYIQVEGNVDQRLEIATKNINEILN; encoded by the coding sequence ATGGAAGAAGAACTTAGACAAATCAAAAGCGATTGCATAAGAGTATGTCTTTTTGGACCAGAGAGCAGTGGGAAAAGTACGCTTTCGCGAAAGCTTTCAGAGCACTATAACGCACCCCTAGTACCAGAGTTTGCTCGGGAATATTTACAAGAATTATGGGAAAATAAAGGTAAAATTTGCAGACCTAAAGACCTAATCCCTATTGCTGTTGGTCAAATGAAGCTTGAAAACGAAGCGGCAAAGAGCACAGATAGGCTTATTATATGCGATACAGATTTACTTTCAACAAAGGTTTACAGCGAAGCCTATTATGATGGATGGGCTCCAGAACTTCTCAAAAAAATGGCTCTAGAAAACACCTATGATTTATATATCTTAACGTATGTTGATACACCTTGGGAAGCAGATGATTTAAGGGATAGGCCAGAAAGAAGAGAAGAGATGTTTGGTTATTTTAAGAATGAATTAGACACCAATGATAGAAAATATATACAAGTTGAAGGGAATGTAGATCAAAGATTAGAAATTGCTACGAAGAATATTAATGAGATTTTGAATTAA